Below is a genomic region from Melanotaenia boesemani isolate fMelBoe1 chromosome 19, fMelBoe1.pri, whole genome shotgun sequence.
GTACCACAGCATCACAGTCATTCCCTATCAGACCTTATTGTCATTCACTCCAGCATGGACCTGCCTTCTCTACTTCTCCAGCTCCTGGTATAAGGATGTTTAGTCAGCCCTCCTGCTGCCTGTCGCAGTAAGACGGTTCTTTTATGTTTCTCGTTTAAATAAAGTTCTGTTAACCATTCTTCTGTCTACGTGAGGTCCATCCCTGGAATTTAATATCAGACCAAATGAGACAACTTTCATCTCCTAAAACTCCAACAGCTGGtttcctcacttcccagatgtttacagacagctgTTAAAAGATGACGAGATGCTACACTAATTGATGTGGAATCACTGCAATCTGTGTTTAAATTTGACATGTACTTTAGTCCTTTGGCACATGGCTTGTCCAgtattgtgtgtgtattataCAATATTCTCTATCTCGTGGCCAATGTAATTATAATATTCTCAGGAAATTTTTAGTTACAGCCAgctataatatattttttatcttcatacCTTATACTCAGACCTCAGTAACTGGTGTTCATATAATGAATTTCCAACAGATGAGCTTACCTATATGACTGAAGGATATCGATGATCCCTAAAAAGATGAGCAGGTTCTCGTCCTTGTGTTTGGCAGGAATTCCACCCATGCTAAAAgaagaatattttaataaaaacctttcagttgaatttaataatatttagcattttttctgCAACTGCTAAAATCTGCAGCCTTTATAACCTCTGACACACTGCCAGGCTTCCGTTATGGTGCAAAGAGCTCATTTAAAGCGAAGTTAGGGAAACTACGTGTTTAAAAATGGTATTTTTCTGGTTTATATGCTCAACAGACAAtgtgttatgtttgtttttgccaaAGATCTGCTTACGTCTCATCATCAGCCACTGGTTCTGGGCCCTTCACGCTCCCCTGGATGGACTCCAGGGCAGTAGAGTAAAGGACCTTCTGTCCTCGCCTGCTGTCACATCTGCTTCCTCTGTCCAGCGGCTTCCTGTCCAACACATGAATGCCCAGCAGGAGACTGTAGTCCATGATCTTAAAGCTTTCAAGGACCTGATGGGAACAGACAAAACATAAGCAACCTCAcatgagtgaaaaaaaagatgctttgaGTATAAATTACcacaaaaacaagttttaaaccACCTACAgcttaactgttttatttaaaaaaggagcAAATTGACCTTTTAAGCACCCAAACCGGCAGAGTTTAGAGATTAAACCCTTTTCTGCAAACTAAAAGTACAATATGATATAAATCTAAATCCTTCTGTCCAAACACTGAGATCATGAGGTAACTCCTGTAAACAAAGAGCTTCTTAGTGTTCACTAGGTTACCTAACATAAACACACAGCCACTGAAGTTGCATACAGCAGCTGAGTGAGAGTATTACTCCTAGATGGAGCAGTTTGTTCTGTATGTTACAGCTGCTCAACCTGATCAGGAGTCAGGTGCTTCGTCCTGCTGGGTGTTAATCCCTCATCAAGCAGCCACTGTTTATCGCTAATGAAATAAACAGGCAAGGACTAATGTGGTCATCAGAACAGCTCAAGAATGAGTAAGCAGGGTCCAGCTCAGTGTCCTGGCCTGCAGGGGTTGCATAATGTTATCAAAGTGGAGAGTTGTTCAGTGATCGGCTTAACTTGGTCCAGCAATAAGCAAAGAGTTAAACCCCGCCGTGAGTGCTCTTAGTCTTGAAATGAAAAGTTGATTGGACAACCAAGAGATTACTTTGAAAACTTAATCTGTGAGTATTGAGCCCAGAGAACTTTTAGTGCATTAAAGCAACAGAAAATGGATTGATAATGAAAATGATCAGTTTCAGCTACTATATAGTTTCAGACAAtacaaatccaaacacaacaGCATGTCTGGATtactgttattttcattttcattatttatcattttcattattttcatcgtcatcattcttattttcatcatcttcatcatcgtcatcatcatcatcatcatcattttcatcatcatcatataaAATTCATGggtattaattttatttgcatgAATCCCAGCGATTTCTTGGACCAATTTAGTTCTCAAAATTTGAGCAGGCCCATCATAGATCTCTCACTCCAATGTCTGGTGTATTACATTGCCCCTAGTTATAAGGATGGATAATGACTATTCTAATTTTCAAATAGTCATCTAGTagtaacaaattaaataatgcatttattttaaacaggcCCTGGTAGTAATGCATTATCACTACAAGCTGGCAATAATTTACCAAGCAATTtgctaacaaacagaaaaatgcttaaaggggtagtgcatccaaaatgtgttttttgagctgtaaaaaaTCATAGTATAACTTAATTGTAATGAAAACTACctaaactgttgataaaatttgtaactttaatttttaattttttttttaaatgggattttgtggttaaaaaagaCTAATAACGCCTCCTActgggtaaaaccaggttttgtttttcatgatgtagAGCTGTACTTTGTGCTTCTCTACATCATGAGATTCGGCAAAGAAGCACCAGAAGACACTATCAGAGGAAGTGAAGACAAGACGAAGAGAAAGAgcaaaaaacaagacaagagtcaacattgaactaaacttttactggctggagagagctcagagaagacacAAGAAGCAGGACGGATTAGCTGTATtagagaaaatctgccaaagttcagtagtggggTCATAAAGGTGAAGGTTTTTGAAGTTTTATGGAATTAGCTGAGCCTGAGTTTACAttcacatcataaaaaaaacaataaaacagaaaaacattgaCAACAGACTGAAGAAAATGATGATACTGTACTGAGCTGCACACTCAGCTAGCAAGATTCACGGATAGCACTTTAAATCAAGTTGTAAGTAACTCTCAAATGTCATTTCGTACTTAACCTGGAAATGCACAGTGCTGTTCTGTAGATCTACACATTATGGGCTAAATGGAAAAGTAACACCGTGGGTCTCACAATATTAGCAACATTGTGTTAACCAAAACTGAACGCATGCCAGAGTGAGTGGATGGGAGTATTCAAAGATCTTTCACATAATTCTCAGCAATTTGACTATTATTTATGCTTGAAATGTACATTCTTAGTAATAACACCTCACCAAACTGCAGCTCAGTCTATTTTTATGCACTCTTCTCAAAGTTAATATACAGTACTTAACTAGCATGCTAACAGAGGCTTTCAGCAGCAGTGTAGCCTGACCTTTAGGTAGATTTAGTGGTGGTGGTTTATTCCGCTTAGATTGCATTGTCAGCTTTGGGACCTAAATCTTTTTCCTACCCCCCTGAGGGTGAACTCTTTCATCGAAATGTGTAAATACGCCAGAATGTTTAAATTACCCAGAATGCTAACTATTAAGCTCTACTATGCTAATAGATAACAGATAATTGTGCAAACATACTCGGCAGTCCCTCTGCAGGGTCTTCATCATGGCGTTGTGCGTGTCTGGGTCGAGGTACAGCCCCTCATGCATCGCCTGAAAGTCCAGATCTTTGAAGGTGGGAGAGGACTTGGAACGCTCTTTGCGTGAGGCCCGGCGTTTGTAAGAGGAACCCTTTAGATCGTAGTTGTAGTGCATCTTCATGGCTCGTGGCAGCACATTGTTCATTACCACTACACGGACAGTGATGCCACCACACTGGATGTAGTAAAGACCGTAGAACTTGGGCAACAATGTCCTCGGGTTCTGATTGAGATtctacaacaacaaaacaaggatGAAGACGCAAAGATATCTGCTTTCTATAATGTTGATACGATTAATTGATTTTCAGTGAAGTCATTAAAAGAGATGTAAAACAGAAGTTGAAATGGCATCCTAAATGATACGATTGAATTCAGAAATCATGATAGAAACGTGGTGATAATTACAGATTACAAATGTCGTAACCAGTCAGTTGCATGTTTACTGTAAGGTTCTCAAGATTACAAGGAAATGTTTGCTTAAGCAACTCACCATGTAGTAACCAGGAAGCAGTTTTTGTAAGAACTCAGCCTCTTTATGCTGCACTGTTTTGATGATGAACTCATCGTCACTGGTGAGGTAGAACCAGGAACTGCTGGCACCAGGGTTGGACAGCTCTATTAGCGGCTCATTACAAATGGAGTACTGAAATTAGAAGTGAagcaacaaaaataacattttgcaACCAATGAAGTAGAATCTAATGCCTGAAAGTGCTGAATCAGACTGATAACATggctttaaatgtgtttgagtCTAGACTCCCACCAGATAATCGTCTGGTTTGATGCCAAAGAGCTCTCTGAAGTAACGAAAAGCCAGTGGGGCGTAGGTTTTCAGTCGAAAATCTGGGAAGTGATGTGCTGGAGTCAGGTTGCTACCCTCActggaaaacataaaatatgacGAAGTGGGACAACAATTAACAATATTTTCAAGTTTTTGTCATGGTCATGCCTTGTATATTCTTTATGCATGTAACAAAATCAGGACAAGTAAGCgtcatttgtttttgtgaggCTGGAAAATACTTAACCTAAACTGCGCCTATTACTGTAGCATTTCAATTTTGGGTGGGAATATTCAGACCAGCTGCGTGGATTATGGAAGAAAATGTTCTGTTTAATGAGGCCAATCTGGGATTTAAAGATTacaaatcacaaaaacaaagtttagcCTGATGTGAATTATATATTTTCAGATGTGTCACCATAGAATTTTACATTGAGCCCACAATTAATCACAGGTAAATGGAAGAATGTCGTTTTTTATGGTCTAAGTAAAAACATATACCTCTTAAACTTACTGTGTGTAAAGGTGTGTGTATAAATGAGTGTGTACCTGGGCAGGAAGACACTTTCCACCACAGAGAAGTCCTGCATGAGAACATCTCTGTCTGGTTTGGAGCTGAGGTTTCCCACAGCATAACCGATACCAAGCTGGATGGCTCCTTTCAAGGCTGCTGCTGTGGgcttaataaaaagacaaactaatTAGTTCTTCCATGGCTATTTGTATTAGCTTAacaattctttcatttttggttAATTTATCTTTAGCAACAACCACTTTGGACCAAAATATCTCAAGTATTAAACAGATTAGCAAGTTCCCCTCGGGATAATTTGCAGTGACTTTGTTTATCCCTTTAGCTGTACTTTGTTTAGTGTTAAGCTTGCAAATATGCTCAGAGGTGACGTTAACCTGCTACACAGGCATGTTTGCATTGTTATTCAGTGAACTGTTCCCAGAGTACAGCTTTGTGAAGCCCTTGTTATGGTGTTATGGTGGGCTGTTGTATAAAAATCATGCTAACAGATTTGGAGGACAGCTAGCTAAACTTTGTATGATGCGACTAGATCTCCCTTTTTAAAGGTAAAGGTTCTTGCTACATGTAAAGTACTGGTACttaacttttaaagttttttttttagatattttggaAAGATAAGAAAGAAAGTAGATAATTTCTTTTGCCATACAGAGTCAATGCTACGTAACATATTACGTAGTTGCATAACAGAAATACCAATTAGCAGCTTGTCCTTCTGGATGGACTCCTTTGttcaaatgatcaaaaaccTACAGACATATTGTTGTGCTTAGGACAATTTAAACCAGTTCGCACAATTATCAGATCCTGTTTTGTTAGGTTTAGGAACCAAAACAAGTTTAGggtaagtaaaataaatgtattcagtAGCTTAACATTAGCtggaaacaaaatatgaaataaactgATGTGTTACTGAGAGCTGACTTTAACACTTTCACCTtgaaatgataattttataatttttcagACACCTGTTTGCTAGCTGCACAATGCTAACATGCCGATGCTATGCAGGTACATGGCTGAGACTGACATCATTACAGTAGTGTTACCACTTGCTATTATTACCATTACCACTTGGAAATTACAGTGATACATCAGAACCTTGGATATCACCATATCTTGATATGATGAATTTACATAATTCATGCAAATTCATCCAGGACTTCTTTGAGATATCTCAGTCTGGATCAAACTGATGTGACAGATGTGGCATTTGTGATAATGCATTTATcagtaaaaaataatcatttttaaacaaacgTTTGATCATATAAAAACCACTGAGTTACCACATCAAAATGTAGAAGCATACTGgattttaatttatgttatatttattataataatgcCCCCCCTAATAATGAGTAAGAACATCTGTCATAATGGGTTAGGTATCTGCAGTATTAGAAGCTGCTGCTTCAGGGTTGAAGTGTCAGGACCGTAATTGTTCACACTGGCTACTTTGTAGAAGTAGGAATTGTTAAGAATAAGCGTCCAGGCCCGGACTGGTGGTCAGGACTCAGAAGTGGCCTGACTGGTCtgcttgtcaaaaaaaaaaaaaaaaaaaaatttgtgctTGTCAATTATCGCTAATATGGCTATTGGTCAAAATGATggtaatatttctttaaatgataAACACGAGCAAAGTGTGCAGAGGCTGAACAGCTGAGATGCAGAGAAACATGGTGGTGAAATGGACTGGTAATAAAAAGGGGGAAGACAGATGAGAAGGAAGCAGCAACTGTTGAaaaatttcagatattttttgaATCACCAGTAGCAGCGACATCATGTGATTTCACTGTTTAATGAACGAGTATTAGAAGATGGCTGTGTGTTACAAGCTGCAAACCGCTATCTGAACAATAGTTGAGATTCTCCGTGTAGCTGTAGTAATGACTTGGGTACAatttgctgtaataatgatcttAGTACTACTTGTTGCCTATACTTCATTCTAAGGTTAATGTTGACATGGTTTGTTGCTGTACAGTTACATCTTtcatcagcccaaacataaaAGCAACTGGTTATTCCAACCTTGGACAGCGGGCTCTAAATGGGATTTCCTAgtatcataaataaaacattagctAATTTTTGTGCTGTATTAAAGTGACAGATGGATATTTCAATCCTGAGGCTGCTCAGCTTAACTATTCTGTCACGTAGGCTTctcatctgtccacatctgtccttgtccagctcagaaacagctgtaaactgggccaatgaggaacatttaattagtccaggttaaaagctgatgaggaaactttgtgacttcatcattgtgtttatctggttgtaaataACGTGACTGCAGCGTTTTAtgcttgttggcttattttagtacatgaaatatttggtgggtcgTTCTGGACCAACCATACCTCCACAGGTGGGCTActgcatggaaaagtttggaAACCCCTCATAAGGTTGGACAGTCTCTTATCTAAGTTGagttgactttttcatttttaatgctaCTGAATCACATCAGGTGCAGGTGCTGTTGGCCACTTCTTGTTTTACTGTGGCAGTAAAAACAAGTTGTTGATGTTAACATATTTATGGTAAACTAAACtatttgctgacaaaatgacacagTCATGTTTCAGATTAACATAATGTAAATAATGGAGTCCTGCTGTGACTTTTGATGAGAGTGGAAGAGAGAAAAGCTGGACTGGTGACTTAcagttgtgtgtgaatgttggtCTATATAGAATAttgagctttggtgattacttaacttacgtgtgtgtgtgtgtgtgtttgtgtgtgttgagtgtGTGTACTTATATGTAAGAATATGTGTGCAGTGTATGAATTAGGGCGGCCTGGGTAAGTGTACGACTCCCAGCCTGACATTTTGGCTCTGAGAGTGATAAACCGTTCATGTACTGTAAGAGTGGCACCAAGAAAGCTCCGGAAGTGAGGTTGTAAAGAAAAAGCCATGAGACTCTGTTTGTGGTCCTCAAACTTTAGCCTCTGGAACTGCAGAAACTTTGCTTTTGGTCATTTCTTACTACATAATTGGGTTGGTTGTCTACAGTAAAAAGGATAAAGAGTCTAATGTAGCTAAAGGATGGTCATATATGTA
It encodes:
- the pip5k1ba gene encoding phosphatidylinositol-4-phosphate 5-kinase, type I, beta a isoform X2 codes for the protein MSTSTADSGGTKASKASKDHRKPTAAALKGAIQLGIGYAVGNLSSKPDRDVLMQDFSVVESVFLPSEGSNLTPAHHFPDFRLKTYAPLAFRYFRELFGIKPDDYLYSICNEPLIELSNPGASSSWFYLTSDDEFIIKTVQHKEAEFLQKLLPGYYMNLNQNPRTLLPKFYGLYYIQCGGITVRVVVMNNVLPRAMKMHYNYDLKGSSYKRRASRKERSKSSPTFKDLDFQAMHEGLYLDPDTHNAMMKTLQRDCRVLESFKIMDYSLLLGIHVLDRKPLDRGSRCDSRRGQKVLYSTALESIQGSVKGPEPVADDETMGGIPAKHKDENLLIFLGIIDILQSYRFIKKMEHSWKALVHDGDTVSVHRPGFYADRFLKFMGTTVFKKLHPLRGASSRRKKNYLHAGKSASQEFLSPQKEKEEKKAQSMDNLDGNFYSSSKQPDLLPKSALTFETTQNDEEDPENSEERRASSSTIALDDHLPTLSTSQSDSELDVYL
- the pip5k1ba gene encoding phosphatidylinositol-4-phosphate 5-kinase, type I, beta a isoform X1 encodes the protein MSTSTADSGGTKASKASKDHRKPTAAALKGAIQLGIGYAVGNLSSKPDRDVLMQDFSVVESVFLPSEGSNLTPAHHFPDFRLKTYAPLAFRYFRELFGIKPDDYLYSICNEPLIELSNPGASSSWFYLTSDDEFIIKTVQHKEAEFLQKLLPGYYMNLNQNPRTLLPKFYGLYYIQCGGITVRVVVMNNVLPRAMKMHYNYDLKGSSYKRRASRKERSKSSPTFKDLDFQAMHEGLYLDPDTHNAMMKTLQRDCRVLESFKIMDYSLLLGIHVLDRKPLDRGSRCDSRRGQKVLYSTALESIQGSVKGPEPVADDETMGGIPAKHKDENLLIFLGIIDILQSYRFIKKMEHSWKALVHDGDTVSVHRPGFYADRFLKFMGTTVFKKLHPLRGASSRRKKNYLHAGKSASQEFLSPQKEKEEKKAQSMDNLDGNFYSSSKQPDLLPKSALTFETTQNDEEDPENSEERRASSSTIALDDHLPTLSTSQSDSELDVYLPHTDSPRRPSWS